One stretch of bacterium DNA includes these proteins:
- a CDS encoding Nramp family divalent metal transporter, whose amino-acid sequence MKLIARRLKSRWASVALLLAIIGPGIITANVDNDAGGITTYSLAGGNFGYRLLWVLIPVTVALVIIQEMCARMGAITGKGLSDLIRERFGLRLTFWVMLGVALSNLTNTMAEFAGVASASEIFGLSRYIAVPLAGIAVWFIVVKGSYRRVEKVFLVACTFYVSYILSGFMARPDWAEMGRQIIHPTLTFDGPTIMMAIGIVGTTIAPWMQFYQQASVVDKGIRARDYRFTVIDVVVGCAVAVATCFFIVATCAATIFHSGQHVTTVEAAAQALRPLAGPYCAGLFAFGLLNASLFAASILPLSTTYLVCEGMGWERGVNRSFAEAPEFYSLYTGMIVVGAGIVLLPRAPLLTIMYLSQVLNGILLPAVLIFILILINDRRLMGEYRNNRFYNAVSITTVVIMTGLTVLLALTTVWPGLLGGG is encoded by the coding sequence ATGAAGCTCATCGCCCGCCGCCTCAAGTCGCGCTGGGCCTCGGTGGCGCTGCTGCTGGCGATCATCGGGCCCGGCATCATCACCGCCAACGTGGACAATGACGCCGGCGGCATCACCACGTACTCGCTGGCCGGGGGCAACTTCGGCTACCGCCTGCTGTGGGTCCTGATCCCCGTCACCGTCGCTCTCGTCATCATCCAGGAGATGTGCGCCCGCATGGGCGCCATCACCGGCAAGGGTCTCTCGGACTTGATCCGCGAGCGTTTCGGCCTGCGCCTGACCTTCTGGGTCATGCTGGGGGTGGCGCTGAGCAACCTGACGAACACCATGGCCGAATTCGCCGGCGTCGCCTCGGCGTCCGAGATCTTCGGCCTGTCGCGCTACATCGCCGTGCCCCTGGCCGGGATCGCGGTGTGGTTCATCGTCGTCAAGGGGTCGTACCGGAGGGTTGAGAAGGTCTTCCTGGTGGCCTGCACGTTCTACGTCTCGTATATCCTGTCGGGCTTCATGGCCCGGCCGGACTGGGCGGAGATGGGCCGGCAGATCATCCACCCGACGCTCACCTTCGACGGCCCCACGATCATGATGGCGATCGGCATCGTCGGCACCACCATCGCCCCCTGGATGCAGTTCTACCAGCAAGCCTCCGTCGTGGACAAGGGCATCCGCGCCCGGGACTACAGGTTCACGGTGATTGATGTCGTCGTCGGCTGCGCCGTGGCGGTCGCCACCTGTTTCTTCATCGTCGCCACCTGCGCCGCCACGATCTTCCACTCCGGCCAGCACGTGACGACGGTCGAGGCGGCGGCGCAGGCGCTCCGGCCGCTGGCCGGCCCCTACTGTGCCGGGCTCTTTGCCTTCGGTCTGCTGAACGCCTCGCTGTTTGCGGCCTCGATCCTGCCGCTGAGCACGACCTACCTGGTGTGCGAGGGGATGGGCTGGGAGCGGGGCGTGAATCGCAGCTTCGCGGAGGCGCCGGAGTTCTACTCGCTGTACACGGGCATGATCGTCGTCGGCGCGGGGATTGTGCTGCTGCCACGGGCGCCGCTGCTGACCATCATGTACCTGTCCCAGGTCCTCAACGGCATCCTGCTGCCGGCGGTGCTGATCTTCATCCTCATCCTCATCAACGACCGCAGGCTCATGGGGGAGTACCGCAACAACCGCTTCTACAACGCCGTCTCGATCACCACGGTCGTCATCATGACCGGGCTGACGGTG